A single region of the Serinus canaria isolate serCan28SL12 chromosome 1, serCan2020, whole genome shotgun sequence genome encodes:
- the LOC103827286 gene encoding collagenase 3-like, translating to MMQSGLAAVFFFLLGLSFCLTIPIPLEDSHEFTEKDLEFAERYLRTHYDLRPNPAGIMRKSGNTVAAKLREMQAFFGLEVTGKLDEETYELMQKPRCGVPDVGEYNFFPRKLKWSKKNLTYRIMNYTSDLRRNEVDRAFKKAFKVWSDVTPLNFTRIRSGTADIMISFGTKEHGDFYPFDGPSGLLAHAFPPGPDYGGDAHFDDDEVWSDDSKGYNLFLVAAHEFGHSLGLEHSRDPGALMFPIYTYTGKTGFVLPDDDVQGIQELYGAGDKDPNPKHPKTPEKCDVELSLDAITELRGEMLVFKDRFFWRLHPQMVEAELVLLKSFWPELPNKIDAAYENPIKDLVFMFKGKKVWALNGYDIVEDFPKKIYEMGFPKEMKRIDAAVHVKDTGKTLFFTGNKYWSYDEEAEVMDTGYPRMIEEEFAGIGDKVDAVYERNGYLYFFNGPLQFEYSIWSQRIVRVMHTNSLFWC from the exons ATGATGCAATCAGGACTcgcagctgttttctttttcttgttggGTTTGTCCTTTTGCCTGACAATCCCTATTCCCCTTGAAGACAGCCATGAATTCACAGAAAAGGACCTTGAGTTTGCAGAG cgCTATCTCAGGACTCACTATGACCTCCGTCCGAATCCTGCTGGAATAATGAGGAAGAGTGGAAACACAGTGGCAGCCAAACTTCGGGAAATGCAAGCTTTTTTTGGCTTGGAGGTGACAGGCAAGCTAGATGAAGAAACATATGAGCTGATGCAGAAACCAAGATGTGGTGTCCCAGATGTGGGGGAATATAACTTTTTCCCTAGAAAACTCAAATGGTCAAAAAAGAATTTGACATACAG AATTATGAATTACACTTCAGATCTGAGACGTAATGAAGTAGACAGAGCTTTCAAAAAAGCGTTTAAAGTTTGGTCTGATGTGACGCCACTGAACTTCACCAGAATACGGAGTGGTACAGCTGATATCATGATCTCCTTTGGCACTAAAG AACATGGTGACTTCTACCCTTTTGATGGACCCTCTGGATTACTGGCACATGCCTTTCCCCCAGGCCCAGACTATGGAGGAGACGCTCATTTCGATGATGATGAAGTTTGGTCAGATGATTCTAAAG GCTATAACTTGTTTCTTGTTGCTGCCCATGAATTTGGTCATTCACTGGGACTTGAACACTCTAGAGACCCTGGAGCTTTGATGTTCCCAATCTACACATACACTGGAAAAACTGGTTTTGTGCTTCCTGATGATGATGTGCAAGGGATCCAAGAGCTCTATG GTGCTGGAGACAAAGATCCCAAcccaaaacatcccaaaacACCAGAGAAATGTGATGTAGAATTGTCACTTGATGCAATAACAGAGCTTCGTGGAGAAATGCTGGTCTTCAAGGACAG GTTTTTCTGGCGACTGCACCCTCAGATGGTTGAGGCAGAACTGGTGTTACTTAAGTCCTTTTGGCCAGAGCTTCCAAATAAAATAGATGCAGCTTATGAAAATCCCATCAAAGATCTTGTGTTCATGTTTAAAG gaaagaaagtCTGGGCTCTGAATGGTTACGACATAGTTGAAGACTTCCCTAAAAAGATCTATGAAATGGGATtcccaaaagaaatgaaaagaatagATGCAGCTGTCCATGTTAAAGACACTGGCAAGACTCTCTTTTTTACTGGAAATAAGTACTGGAG TTATGATGAAGAGGCTGAGGTTATGGACACAGGCTACCCCAGGATGATAGAGGAAGAATTTGCAGGAATTGGTGATAAAGTGGATGCAGTCTACGAAAGAAATG gTTACCTCTACTTCTTCAATGGACCACTGCAGTTTGAATATAGCATCTGGAGTCAAAGAATTGTCCGTGTCATGCATACTAACTCCCTGTTTTGGTGCTAA